A single genomic interval of Paralichthys olivaceus isolate ysfri-2021 chromosome 7, ASM2471397v2, whole genome shotgun sequence harbors:
- the LOC109624093 gene encoding mucin-5AC-like has product MGKCRDYRVRFQCPRRFCAARPKCWTAWFDRDNPSGTGDWETLIALRGENPGKICNNPLQIHVQTTSGASVASTGNVIAVSDKNTGFICKNSNQTQGSCKDYRVRFQCPLDFCILPVCWTKWYDRDNPSGTGDWESLSDLRRQDPKGICDRPLYIDVVTTDTNTPFTSTGQTHYVYSPTQGFVCRNQDQAGRRCHDYKVRFGCPCPCFSP; this is encoded by the exons ATGGGAAAGTGTAGAGATTATCGTGTTCGTTTCCAGTGCCCACGCAGGTTCTGTGCTGCAC GTCCAAAATGCTGGACAGCCTGGTTTGATCGAGATAACCCCTCTGGAACTGGAGACTGGGAGACCCTCATTGCTTTGCGGGGTGAAAACCCAGGAAAGATCTGCAATAATCCACTTCAAATCCATGTCCAAACTACATCTGGGGCCAGTGTAGCTTCTACAGGAAATGTTATTGCTGT ATCCGACAAAAACACTGGATTCATCTGTAAGAACTCGAACCAGACTCAAGGCAGTTGTAAGGATTATCGTGTACGTTTCCAGTGCCCCTTGGATTTCTGCATTCTACCAg TTTGCTGGACGAAGTGGTATGATCGCGACAATCCCAGTGGAACTGGGGACTGGGAATCTCTGAGTGACCTAAGAAGACAGGATCCAAAAGGAATCTGTGACCGCCCTCTCTACATAGATGTTGTTACAACGGACACAAACACCCCATTCACCTCTACAGGCCAGACACACTATGT CTACAGTCCAACTCAAGGATTTGTCTGTCGCAATCAAGACCAAGCAGGACGTCGGTGCCATGACTACAAAGTTCGCTTTGGATGCCCCTGCCCCTGCTTCTCACCATAA